One genomic segment of Brassica napus cultivar Da-Ae chromosome A3, Da-Ae, whole genome shotgun sequence includes these proteins:
- the LOC106432187 gene encoding probable tRNA (guanine(26)-N(2))-dimethyltransferase 1 has product MEIDLNDYTVIKEGEAEILMHKKNKVFFNKAQVNNRDMSIAVLRAYISKRKQEHEAMLSKRARSSGKVPVKKVSSEVSKEETPTENGEDNGKTNGETSQDGPKEAAKTTYEPARRELKPPRVLEALSASGLRALRYAREVEGIGQVVALDNDPASVEACQRNLKFNGLMSTSKVESHLTDARVHMLTNPKEFDVVDLDPYGAPSIFLDSAVQSVADGGLLMCTATDMAVLCGANGEVCYSKYGSYPLKGKYCHEMALRILLASIESHANRYKRYIVPVLSVQMDFYVRVFVRVYTSASAMKNTPLKLSYFYQCIGCDSFHLQSVGRSLPKNKSVRYQAGVGPVVPQDCTHCGKKYNMGGPIWSAPMHDQEWVTSILNGVKSMKDRYPAYDKICSVLTTISEELLDVPLFLCLHSLSGTLKCTSPSAAMFRSAVMNAKYRVSGSHVTPLGIKTDAPMEVIWDIMRCWVKNHPVKAQSPQHPGSVILSKEPSLQVDFSRHVGSLSKAQVKKEARFLPNPEKHWGPKIRAGRQITSKHVSLIGHEAVNDHLNGHKEGEEKQEDVTEDDEPELKRQKTEEDIASTS; this is encoded by the exons ATGGAGATTGATCTAAATGATTATACCGTTATCAAGGAAGGTGAAGCTGAGATTCTCATGCACAAGAAGAACAAAGTCTTCTTCAACAAAGCTcag GTGAACAATAGGGACATGTCAATTGCTGTCCTGAGGGCATATATATCAAAACGCAAGCAAGAGCATGAGGCAATGTTGTCTAAAAGAGCTAGATCATCTGGTAAAGTGCCTGTGAAGAAGGTCTCTTCTGAAGTTTCCAAGGAAGAGACTCCCACTGAGAACGGTGAGGATAATGGTAAAACCAACGGAGAGACATCTCAGGATGGACCAAAGGAAGCTGCCAAGACCACTTATGAACCTGCACGAAGGGAACTCAAACCACCAAGAGTGCTTGAG GCCTTGTCAGCTTCAGGGTTAAGGGCTTTGAGATATGCTCGTGAAGTTGAAGGGATTGGACAAGTTGTGGCTTTGGATAATGATCCAG CATCGGTTGAAGCTTGTCAGAGAAACTTAAAGTTCAACGGCTTGATGTCTACTTCAAAGGTGGAGTCACATCTTACTGATGCTCGTGTCCATATGCTCACCAACCCAAAAGAGTTTGATGTG GTTGATCTTGATCCATATGGTGCGCCGTCTATCTTCCTTGATTCAGCTGTTCAATCAGTTGCAGATGGTGGGTTGCTGATGTGTACAGCAACTGACATGGCAGTGTTGTGTGGTGCTAATGGCGAGGTTTGCTATTCCAA ATATGGTTCCTATCCACTGAAAGGGAAGTATTGTCATGAGATGGCTCTGCGGATCCTCCTCGCCAGCATCGAG AGCCATGCAAACCGCTACAAGCGGTACATAGTCCCTGTTCTATCAGTCCAAATGGACTTCTACGTCCGTGTCTTTGTCCGAGTCTACAC TTCGGCGAGTGCAATGAAGAACACTCCACTAAAGCTCTCATACTTCTATCAATGCATTGGTTGCGATTCCTTTCATCTTCAATCCGTTGGAAGATCCCTCCCTAAG aataAAAGTGTGAGGTATCAAGCAGGAGTTGGTCCTGTAGTTCCACAGGACTGCACTCACTGTGGGAAGAAGTATAACATGGGCGGACCGATATGGTCAGCACCGATGCATGATCAGGAATGGGTGACTTCGATACTAAACGGTGTTAAATCCATGAAAGATAGATATCCTGCTTATGATAAAATATGCTCTGTTCTTACCACCATCTCAGAG GAGTTGCTAGATGTTCCGCTCTTTTTGTGCCTTCATAGTCTCTCTGGAACGTTAAAGTGCACTTCACCGTCAGCTGCGATGTTTAGATCAGCGGTGATGAATGCAAAGTACCGTGTCTCGGGGTCTCATGTGACCCCTCTCGGGATTAAAACCGATGCTCCTATGGAGGTTATCTGGGACATCATGCGGTGCTGGGTGAAGAATCATCCTGTGAAAGCGCAATCACCTCAACATCCAGGAAGTGTGATTCTATCTAAAGAACCATCTCTTCAG gTTGACTTTTCGCGGCACGTTGGTTCACTTAGCAAAGCACAGGTGAAGAAAGAAGCAAGGTTTCTGCCGAACCCGGAGAAGCATTGGGGTCCAAAGATAAGGGCTGGTCGTCAGATCACAAGCAAACACGTCTCGCTTATTGGTCATGAAGCAGTTAACGATCATCTCAATGGCCACAAGGAAGGAGAAGAGAAGCAAGAAGATGTCACTGAGGATGATGAGCCTGAGCTGAAACGCCAGAAGACAGAAGAGGATATTGCTTCAACATCATAA
- the LOC106432225 gene encoding shaggy-related protein kinase epsilon isoform X2, producing the protein MKIKDDKEMEAAVVDGNGTETGHIIVTTIGCKDGQPKQTISYMAERVVEQGSFGIVFQAKCLETGETVAIKKVLQDKRYKNRELQTMRLLDHPNVVSLKHCFFSTTEKDELYLNLVLEYVPETVYRVSKHYSRANQRMPTIYVKLYTYQICRALAYIHGGVGVCHRDIKPQNLLVNPHTHQVKLCDFGSAKVLVKGEPNISSICSRYYRAPELIFGATEYTTAIDIWSAGCVLAELLLGQPLFPGESGVDQLVEIIKVLGTPTREEIKCMNPNYTEFKFPQIKARPWHKIFHKRTPPEAVDLASRLLQN; encoded by the exons ATGAAGATTAAAGATGATAAG GAAATGGAAGCAGCTGTGGTCGATGGGAATGGAACTGAGACAGGTCACATCATTGTTACAACCATTGGTTGTAAAGATGGTCAGCCTAAACAG ACCATAAGCTATATGGCAGAGCGCGTCGTTGAGCAAGGTTCATTTGGAATTGTTTTTCAG GCGAAGTGTTTAGAAACGGGAGAAACTGTTGCGATAAAGAAAGTTTTGCAGGACAAGAGATACAAGAACCGTGAGCTGCAGACGATGCGCCTTCTTGATCACCCTAATGTCGTCTCCCTCAAGCATTGCTTTTTCTCAACGACCGAGAAAGATGAGCTGTATCTCAACCTGGTCCTTGAATACGTTCCCGAGACTGTCTATCGCGTCTCAAAGCATTACAGTCGAGCAAACCAGAGGATGCCCACGATATACGTCAAACTCTATACATATCag ATTTGCAGAGCTCTAGCATACATTCATGGAGGAGTTGGAGTCTGTCACAGAGACATAAAACCACAGAATCTTCTG GTTAATCCTCATACACATCAGGTCAAGCTCTGCGACTTTGGTAGCGCTAAAGTTCTG GTCAAAGGCGAACCAAACATCTCATCCATCTGCTCCCGTTACTACCGAGCACCTGAGCTTATATTTGGAGCCACAGAATACACAACAGCTATTGACATATGGTCTGCAGGCTGTGTTCTTGCTGAATTGCTCCTTGGACAG CCTCTGTTTCCAGGTGAGAGTGGAGTCGACCAACTAGTAGAGATCATTAAG GTTCTTGGAACACCAACTCGAGAGGAAATCAAATGTATGAATCCAAACTACACTGAATTCAAGTTCCCTCAGATTAAGGCTCGTCCTTGGCACAAA ATATTCCATAAGCGTACACCTCCAGAAGCTGTAGATCTGGCCTCAAGACTTCTCCA AAACTAG
- the LOC106443126 gene encoding basic leucine zipper 43: protein MHPNYDSSSINNMQQQDYFHLNPYYNNLNPSTNNNLNLLSYPQIQEFNNLQSPASNNNSTTSDEATEETFVISERKQRRMVSNRESARRSRMRKQRHLDELLSQVAWLRSENHQILGKLNKATDSNDLVLQENLILKEENLELRQVITSMKKLGGAEGGSTSFHGIYCSSSLDHDLDQDFSCITNDPKSHHPS, encoded by the coding sequence ATGCATCCAAATTATGATAGTTCAAGTATAAACAACATGCAACAACAAGACTACTTCCACTTAAACCCCTATTACAACAACTTAAACCCTTCAACCAATAACAACCTCAATCTTCTCTCATACCCTCAAATTCAAGAATTCAATAATCTACAATCTCCAGCAAGCAACAACAACTCTACCACGTCCGATGAAGCAACTGAAGAGACATTCGTCATCAGCGAGAGAAAGCAAAGACGTATGGTATCTAACAGAGAATCAGCAAGAAGGTCAAGAATGAGAAAGCAAAGACACTTAGATGAGCTTCTATCCCAAGTTGCTTGGCTTCGAAGCGAGAACCACCAGATTTTAGGCAAGCTTAACAAAGCCACGGATAGCAACGATCTTGTTCTTCAAGAGAACTTGATTCTTAAAGAGGAAAATTTGGAACTTCGCCAAGTTATCACATCTATgaagaagcttggaggagcAGAAGGAGGAAGCACAAGTTTCCATGGCATATATTGTTCTTCTTCCTTGGATCATGACTTGGATCAAGACTTCTCTTGTATTACAAATGATCCAAAGTCTCATCATCCGTCATGA
- the LOC125594320 gene encoding translocase of chloroplast 120, chloroplastic-like, with the protein MEEKKNADDRIINDNILIPPAAPVLGLGRGAPLLKPTPRRRVNGNVSQHPTTTTAEIDETRVKFLRLSHRLGQTPRNNVVVAQFLSRGSSRVGGAAISMAEQLEGQNHPLDFSCTIMLLGKSGVGKSATINSIFDDDHAVKKMCTTDAFQMGTKRVQLVEGFVQGIKVRAIDTPGLSPSWFEQHKNVKTLKSIRAFIKKSPPDVVLYLDRLDTQTQSSIDEEMLLLRTITQFLGPSIWFNAIVGLTHAASAPPDGAASSYGMFVTQRCLAIQQDIRRAARDLRLVSPVSLVENHPACRTNRAGQRVLPNGQAWKPHLLLLSFASKILAQENAYDRNYNSRPLVVESTAQPLSLFLSSLLESHQLPPPFLSSLLESHELPPRCKRLTEAEISRLSKSQKEQYPVEFQAELEMEEERRPHIDLSNPSLLVTPVLVVPRWDHDIGYDGLSAKGTLVKEKIHMSYSGKVTKNNLMKMKGADVQLEMASLVVHGEEGNRSTSLGFEMQKKTWDELSCALRSDSNFMKHKAAAGLAITLLGDSVSAGVKAERKLVANKRFGIDVCGGGAMTCRGDAAYGGSLEAHLLGSFFLSTLGLSVVDGHRGLAIGGNIQTQVHIGRSSDLTARANLDSSGAGQVSIRANIFELLEHAMAVLVPLFKKLLSYYSPN; encoded by the coding sequence atggaagagaagaagaatgcAGACGATAGAATCATCAACGACAATATATTGATACCTCCTGCTGCCCCAGTACTAGGCCTTGGGCGTGGTGCTCCTCTTTTGAAACCCACTCCACGACGCCGTGTCAATGGCAACGTGTCTCAGCACCCTACCACTACCACTGCAGAGATCGATGAGACCAGGGTCAAGTTTCTGAGGCTTTCACACAGATTAGGGCAAACTCCACGTAACAACGTTGTTGTTGCTCAGTTTTTGTCTAGGGGAAGCAGCCGTGTTGGTGGTGCCGCCATTTCCATGGCGGAACAGCTTGAGGGACAGAATCATCCGCTTGATTTTTCTTGTACGATTATGTTGCTCGGCAAAAGCGGTGTTGGCAAGAGTGCTACGATTAATTCTATTTTCGATGATGATCATGCAGTGAAGAAGATGTGTACCACCGATGCATTCCAGATGGGGACGAAGAGGGTTCAGCTTGTTGAGGGTTTTGTTCAGGGAATCAAAGTCCGGGCCATCGACACTCCAGGCCTCTCACCATCATGGTTTGAACAACACAAGAACGTGAAAACCCTCAAGTCTATTAGGGCTTTCATCAAAAAAAGTCCACCGGATGTTGTATTATATCTCGATAGGTTGGATACGCAAACGCAAAGCAGCATAGATGAGGAGATGCTTCTTTTGCGCACCATCACCCAGTTTCTTGGACCGTCGATATGGTTTAACGCCATCGTGGGTTTGACTCACGCCGCTTCCGCTCCACCAGATGGCGCTGCCTCTAGCTACGGCATGTTTGTAACACAACGTTGTCTTGCCATTCAGCAGGACATTCGCCGAGCAGCTCGAGATTTGCGGCTCGTGAGCCCTGTGTCTTTAGTTGAGAACCACCCTGCTTGCAGGACCAACCGGGCGGGTCAGAGAGTGTTACCGAATGGTCAAGCGTGGAAGCCTCATTTGCTGTTACTCTCGTTTGCATCCAAGATTCTAGCACAAGAAAATGCATATGATCGTAATTATAATAGTCGACCATTAGTTGTGGAATCCACGGCTCAACCACTGTCACTTTTTCTCTCATCTCTTCTGGAATCACATCAGCTTCCTCCTCCTTTTCTCTCATCTCTTCTGGAATCACATGAGCTTCCTCCTCGTTGTAAGCGATTGACTGAAGCTGAAATTTCTAGGCTTAGTAAATCTCAGAAGGAGCAGTATCCTGTTGAGTTCCAGGCGGAACTAGAGATGGAAGAGGAACGTCGACCTCATATTGATCTCTCCAACCCGTCGCTACTTGTTACTCCAGTCCTGGTTGTTCCGAGGTGGGATCATGATATTGGCTATGACGGTCTAAGTGCTAAAGGGACTTTGGTTAAAGAAAAGATACATATGTCTTACTCGGGCAAAGTGACAAAGAACAACCTCATGAAAATGAAAGGTGCAGACGTGCAGCTGGAAATGGCCAGCTTGGTTGTACATGGAGAGGAGGGTAATAGATCAACCTCCCTAGGTTTCGAGATGCAAAAAAAGACTTGGGATGAATTGTCTTGCGCTCTTCGAAGTGATTCCAATTTTATGAAACACAAAGCTGCGGCTGGTCTAGCTATAACGCTCTTGGGTGATTCGGTGTCTGCCGGGGTGAAAGCAGAACGTAAGTTGGTTGCTAATAAAAGGTTCGGAATAGATGTGTGTGGTGGTGGGGCAATGACTTGTCGAGGTGATGCGGCTTATGGGGGTAGTTTAGAAGCTCACTTGCttggtagtttttttttatctactcTGGGACTTTCTGTGGTGGATGGGCATCGGGGTCTTGCTATCGGAGGGAATATTCAGACCCAAGTGCACATAGGACGTTCATCTGATCTAACTGCTCGTGCTAATCTGGACAGCAGTGGGGCAGGGCAAGTAAGCATCCGGGCAAACATCTTTGAACTGCTCGAACATGCTATGGCCGTACTTGTTCCTCTATTTAAGAAGCTACTTAGTTATTATTCCCCTAATTAG
- the LOC106432225 gene encoding shaggy-related protein kinase epsilon isoform X1 produces the protein MKIKDDKEMEAAVVDGNGTETGHIIVTTIGCKDGQPKQTISYMAERVVEQGSFGIVFQAKCLETGETVAIKKVLQDKRYKNRELQTMRLLDHPNVVSLKHCFFSTTEKDELYLNLVLEYVPETVYRVSKHYSRANQRMPTIYVKLYTYQICRALAYIHGGVGVCHRDIKPQNLLVNPHTHQVKLCDFGSAKVLVKGEPNISSICSRYYRAPELIFGATEYTTAIDIWSAGCVLAELLLGQPLFPGESGVDQLVEIIKVLGTPTREEIKCMNPNYTEFKFPQIKARPWHKIFHKRTPPEAVDLASRLLQYSTTTVFIPSF, from the exons ATGAAGATTAAAGATGATAAG GAAATGGAAGCAGCTGTGGTCGATGGGAATGGAACTGAGACAGGTCACATCATTGTTACAACCATTGGTTGTAAAGATGGTCAGCCTAAACAG ACCATAAGCTATATGGCAGAGCGCGTCGTTGAGCAAGGTTCATTTGGAATTGTTTTTCAG GCGAAGTGTTTAGAAACGGGAGAAACTGTTGCGATAAAGAAAGTTTTGCAGGACAAGAGATACAAGAACCGTGAGCTGCAGACGATGCGCCTTCTTGATCACCCTAATGTCGTCTCCCTCAAGCATTGCTTTTTCTCAACGACCGAGAAAGATGAGCTGTATCTCAACCTGGTCCTTGAATACGTTCCCGAGACTGTCTATCGCGTCTCAAAGCATTACAGTCGAGCAAACCAGAGGATGCCCACGATATACGTCAAACTCTATACATATCag ATTTGCAGAGCTCTAGCATACATTCATGGAGGAGTTGGAGTCTGTCACAGAGACATAAAACCACAGAATCTTCTG GTTAATCCTCATACACATCAGGTCAAGCTCTGCGACTTTGGTAGCGCTAAAGTTCTG GTCAAAGGCGAACCAAACATCTCATCCATCTGCTCCCGTTACTACCGAGCACCTGAGCTTATATTTGGAGCCACAGAATACACAACAGCTATTGACATATGGTCTGCAGGCTGTGTTCTTGCTGAATTGCTCCTTGGACAG CCTCTGTTTCCAGGTGAGAGTGGAGTCGACCAACTAGTAGAGATCATTAAG GTTCTTGGAACACCAACTCGAGAGGAAATCAAATGTATGAATCCAAACTACACTGAATTCAAGTTCCCTCAGATTAAGGCTCGTCCTTGGCACAAA ATATTCCATAAGCGTACACCTCCAGAAGCTGTAGATCTGGCCTCAAGACTTCTCCAGTATTCTACAACAACAGTCTTTATACCTTCTTTttaa